From Pseudomonas poae, the proteins below share one genomic window:
- a CDS encoding EAL domain-containing protein produces the protein MIDGQPLACFQPFIDTATGRIAGVEALGRLRQADGRLQSVGPLFADPRTPGVTLRRLDRQIRDNALSRLHEAPEDWFLSLNISPRWINRLRPGQALPSLKQIHNHRVDPRRIVFEITELGGDIQRLAEVVARYREAGARIAIDDFGAGYSQLDRVLALQPDILKLDMRLFQEAAKGGPSSEVVRALAQMAEKTGCWIIAEGVETEAQLSFALECGSRYVQGYLFAQAQFDWFATDAFVPHFAQLRGAYVQHKLAERGRIMQLRLQLTELMKILQAWAETQAPLSDLPQLQAFPWLLRFYQCDRHGTQLTPNFEWRQGAWQTDSRYLGHNWSWRPYFYHLLAEGWEERRLTLSSTYRDATTNQYCLTAGQFFNNGQRLLLIDIDAAGL, from the coding sequence GTGATCGACGGGCAACCGCTCGCCTGCTTCCAACCGTTCATCGACACCGCCACCGGCCGCATCGCCGGCGTCGAAGCCCTGGGCCGCCTGCGCCAGGCTGACGGCCGCTTGCAGTCCGTGGGCCCGCTGTTCGCCGACCCGCGCACGCCGGGCGTGACCTTGCGCCGCCTGGACCGGCAGATCCGCGACAATGCGTTGAGCCGCCTGCATGAAGCCCCTGAAGACTGGTTCCTGAGCCTGAACATCTCACCGCGCTGGATCAACCGCCTGCGCCCGGGCCAGGCACTGCCGAGCCTGAAACAGATCCACAACCATCGCGTGGACCCGCGGCGCATCGTGTTTGAGATCACCGAACTGGGCGGTGACATTCAGCGTTTGGCAGAGGTGGTGGCGCGCTATCGCGAGGCGGGTGCGCGCATTGCCATTGATGATTTCGGTGCCGGCTATTCCCAGCTCGACCGAGTGCTGGCGTTGCAGCCGGATATTCTCAAGCTCGACATGCGCTTGTTCCAGGAGGCCGCCAAGGGTGGGCCGAGCAGTGAAGTGGTACGTGCGCTGGCGCAGATGGCGGAAAAAACCGGCTGCTGGATCATTGCCGAAGGCGTGGAAACCGAGGCTCAGCTGAGCTTCGCCCTGGAGTGCGGTTCGCGTTACGTGCAGGGTTATCTGTTTGCCCAGGCGCAGTTCGACTGGTTCGCCACCGACGCCTTCGTGCCGCACTTCGCCCAACTGCGTGGGGCGTATGTGCAGCACAAACTGGCGGAGCGCGGCCGCATCATGCAACTGCGCCTGCAACTGACCGAGTTGATGAAAATCCTGCAGGCGTGGGCCGAGACCCAGGCGCCGCTGAGTGACTTGCCGCAGTTGCAGGCTTTTCCGTGGCTGCTGCGCTTTTATCAGTGTGACCGGCACGGCACCCAGCTGACCCCCAATTTCGAATGGCGCCAGGGCGCCTGGCAAACCGACAGCCGCTACCTGGGCCACAACTGGTCATGGCGCCCCTACTTCTATCATCTGTTGGCCGAAGGCTGGGAGGAGCGGCGCCTGACGTTGTCCTCCACCTACCGCGACGCCACCACCAACCAGTACTGCCTCACTGCGGGACAATTCTTTAATAACGGTCAACGTTTGCTGTTAATCGATATCGACGCGGCCGGCCTGTAG
- a CDS encoding phage holin family protein, translating to MSIGESSSSTGTTSRRLGAAVLGLLHSHVELFGIELQEQKARTVSLLLFAGLALVFALLLLVGLSTLVMILVWDTGYRLTGIICLCVFYSLAAAFCGVRLKAAVFDESTPFHATLEELANDRERLLP from the coding sequence ATGTCTATCGGCGAAAGCAGCTCGTCTACGGGCACAACCTCTCGACGTCTGGGCGCGGCCGTTCTGGGCTTGCTGCACAGCCATGTCGAACTGTTTGGCATCGAATTGCAGGAGCAGAAGGCGCGCACCGTCAGCCTGCTGCTGTTTGCCGGCCTGGCGTTGGTATTTGCCCTGCTGTTGCTGGTGGGGTTGTCGACGCTGGTGATGATCCTGGTGTGGGACACCGGTTACCGCCTGACCGGGATCATCTGCCTTTGCGTGTTCTACAGCCTGGCCGCAGCGTTCTGCGGGGTGCGCTTGAAAGCGGCGGTGTTCGATGAGTCCACGCCGTTCCACGCCACGCTTGAAGAGCTGGCCAATGACCGGGAGCGCCTGCTGCCATGA
- a CDS encoding response regulator, which translates to MDIKFAHRLSYKQARLTVLVGFVLGTLLSLIQIGIDYASEDASINREIRSLIEISHNPASRIAYNIDAELAQELALGLLHSPAIIHAQLIDNNGVVLANVDRPRKESAYRPISDFLFGANRQFEDRLFLSHMPNESLGVLRLDVDTYAFGSRFLHRAEITLLNGFARSLLLTGILLALFYVMLTQPLVRIIRELSNRRQARLDCPPGHEHDEIGVLVNVANQQFENMETEIQQRRHAEDRLTEYLGQLEDIVSARTLELKASNQRLSQSNEELETAKMTALGMAQARAAFLANMSHEIRTPLNGLLGMIALSLDSPLNAEQRQQLSIAHDSGKVLVELLNDILDLSKFDAGQLELEVIPFDLGSLVEDTANLLSQNAAPSVELTCLIEPQFPAQVLGDPTRVRQIVSNLLSNALKFTRFGRVDVRLHAVDARVRIEVCDTGIGIAQDAQVKIFQPFTQAGAGITRQFGGTGLGLALTHNLCEAMKGRLSISSEVGFGSQFCADLPLPIHLPAAQQLPLKGEVIAITSPGSGLTELLTSLLPHWGLTPRCLPLDGDLSGLTPDLLITDCPECLFRIRPGISAPILLVTAYGNFMPSEEVAALAPLQQQARPLSRNALYQILQRNLRSDAQLILDPVQLDAAPIAHRARILLVEDNPVNQLVAKGMLSKLGCEVIVAAHGGEALKRLEEQHFDMVLMDCNMPVMDGYEASRQIRRSGRWPDLPIVALTANALSEERERCRAAGMNDYLAKPFRREELNGLLELWVPQTTTL; encoded by the coding sequence ATGGATATCAAGTTCGCCCACCGCTTGTCTTATAAACAAGCCAGATTGACTGTGCTGGTCGGTTTCGTCTTGGGAACCTTGCTCAGTCTGATCCAAATCGGCATTGATTATGCCAGTGAAGACGCATCCATCAACCGTGAAATACGCTCGTTGATCGAAATCAGCCACAACCCCGCGTCACGCATCGCCTACAACATCGACGCCGAACTGGCGCAGGAGCTGGCCCTGGGCCTGCTGCACTCCCCCGCGATCATCCACGCGCAATTGATCGACAATAATGGCGTGGTGCTGGCCAATGTGGACCGCCCGCGCAAGGAAAGCGCCTACCGCCCCATCAGCGACTTCCTGTTTGGCGCCAACCGCCAGTTCGAAGACCGCTTGTTCCTGAGCCACATGCCCAATGAATCCCTCGGCGTGCTGCGCCTCGACGTCGATACCTATGCCTTCGGCAGCCGCTTTCTGCATCGTGCCGAAATCACCCTGCTCAACGGGTTCGCCCGCAGCCTGCTGCTGACCGGCATCCTGCTGGCCCTGTTCTACGTGATGCTGACCCAGCCGCTGGTGCGCATTATCCGCGAGCTGAGCAACCGCCGGCAGGCCCGCCTGGACTGCCCGCCCGGGCACGAACATGACGAAATCGGCGTGCTGGTGAACGTGGCCAACCAGCAATTTGAAAACATGGAGACCGAAATCCAGCAGCGCCGCCACGCCGAAGACCGCCTGACCGAATACCTGGGGCAACTGGAAGACATCGTTTCCGCCCGCACCCTGGAACTCAAGGCCAGTAACCAGCGGCTGAGCCAGTCCAACGAAGAGCTGGAAACGGCGAAGATGACTGCACTCGGCATGGCACAGGCCCGGGCGGCGTTCCTGGCGAATATGAGCCACGAAATCCGCACGCCGCTCAACGGCCTGCTGGGGATGATCGCCCTGTCGCTGGACAGCCCGTTGAACGCCGAGCAGCGCCAGCAACTGTCGATCGCCCATGACTCGGGCAAGGTGCTGGTGGAGTTGCTCAACGATATTCTCGACCTCTCCAAGTTCGACGCCGGCCAGCTTGAACTTGAGGTGATCCCGTTCGACCTCGGCTCACTGGTGGAAGACACCGCCAACCTGCTGTCGCAGAACGCCGCGCCGAGTGTCGAACTGACCTGCCTGATCGAACCGCAGTTTCCCGCCCAGGTACTCGGCGACCCAACGCGGGTACGCCAGATCGTCAGCAACTTGCTGTCCAACGCCCTGAAGTTCACCCGTTTCGGCAGAGTCGATGTACGCCTGCACGCGGTCGACGCCAGGGTGCGCATTGAAGTGTGTGATACCGGGATCGGCATTGCGCAGGACGCCCAGGTGAAAATCTTCCAGCCCTTTACCCAGGCGGGCGCCGGCATCACTCGCCAGTTTGGCGGTACCGGCCTGGGCCTGGCGTTGACACACAACCTGTGCGAGGCGATGAAGGGCCGCTTGAGCATCAGTTCGGAGGTGGGCTTCGGCAGCCAGTTCTGCGCCGACCTGCCGCTGCCCATCCATTTGCCCGCCGCCCAACAGCTGCCGCTCAAAGGCGAGGTGATCGCCATCACCAGCCCTGGCAGCGGCCTGACGGAATTGCTCACCAGCCTGCTGCCCCATTGGGGGCTGACGCCGCGTTGTCTGCCACTCGATGGCGACTTGAGCGGGCTGACGCCTGACCTGCTGATTACCGACTGCCCGGAATGCCTGTTCCGCATCCGTCCCGGGATCAGCGCGCCCATCCTGCTGGTGACCGCCTATGGCAACTTTATGCCCAGCGAAGAAGTCGCTGCGCTGGCGCCGCTGCAGCAACAGGCACGCCCGTTGAGCCGTAACGCGCTGTACCAGATTTTGCAACGCAATTTGCGCAGCGATGCCCAACTGATCCTCGACCCCGTCCAACTGGACGCCGCGCCCATTGCCCACCGCGCGCGCATCCTGTTGGTGGAAGACAACCCGGTCAACCAACTGGTGGCCAAAGGCATGCTCAGCAAACTGGGCTGCGAAGTCATCGTGGCCGCCCATGGTGGCGAGGCCCTCAAGCGCCTTGAAGAACAACACTTCGACATGGTGCTGATGGACTGCAATATGCCGGTGATGGACGGCTACGAAGCCAGCCGGCAGATTCGCCGCAGTGGGCGCTGGCCTGACCTGCCGATCGTCGCATTGACCGCCAACGCCCTGTCCGAAGAACGCGAGCGGTGCCGGGCGGCGGGCATGAACGACTACCTGGCCAAGCCGTTTCGCCGCGAAGAACTCAACGGCCTGCTGGAGCTTTGGGTGCCTCAGACGACAACTCTCTGA
- a CDS encoding response regulator: MPSNPLRILLVEDHPFQLLATQCLLRSFGFEQLTPAENAEQAVRLMTQAVTPFDIILCDQCLPDLPGLELIEIASRRRFIRAAILLSGLPEAELSSLQAQALARGLPLLGYLPKPLNKDELERLTHSLPKL; encoded by the coding sequence ATGCCCAGTAACCCCCTTCGCATCCTGTTGGTGGAGGACCATCCTTTTCAACTGCTGGCCACCCAGTGCCTGTTGCGCAGCTTTGGCTTCGAACAACTGACCCCGGCCGAAAACGCCGAACAAGCGGTGCGGTTGATGACGCAGGCCGTGACGCCCTTCGATATCATCCTGTGCGATCAGTGCCTGCCTGACTTGCCAGGGCTGGAATTGATCGAAATCGCCAGCCGTCGACGTTTTATCAGGGCCGCCATCTTGCTCAGCGGGCTTCCCGAAGCGGAATTATCAAGCCTGCAAGCCCAAGCGCTGGCACGCGGCCTGCCGCTGCTCGGTTACTTGCCAAAGCCGTTGAACAAAGACGAGCTTGAACGTTTGACTCACTCACTACCCAAGTTATAA
- a CDS encoding GAF domain-containing protein, whose amino-acid sequence MIDLQHAGIGLDGYAMLGAQLESLLADERDFIANSAQFSAFLFSQLDDLNWAGFYLNRNEELVLGPFQGQIACVRIPFGRGVCGAAAASRQTQRVEDVHAFPGHIACDSASNSELVVPLVKHGQLIGVLDLDSPSLARFTEQDQAGIEQLAAIFLRLTDC is encoded by the coding sequence ATGATCGATCTACAACACGCCGGTATTGGCCTGGATGGCTATGCCATGCTTGGTGCGCAATTGGAATCGCTGCTGGCTGATGAGCGAGACTTCATCGCCAACAGTGCGCAGTTTTCCGCCTTTCTGTTCAGCCAGTTGGATGACCTGAACTGGGCAGGCTTTTACCTCAACCGCAACGAAGAGCTGGTACTGGGCCCGTTCCAGGGGCAGATCGCGTGTGTGCGCATTCCGTTCGGCCGTGGCGTGTGCGGCGCCGCCGCAGCGTCGCGCCAGACCCAACGCGTTGAGGACGTGCACGCATTCCCCGGGCATATCGCCTGTGACAGCGCGTCCAACAGCGAACTGGTGGTGCCGTTGGTCAAGCACGGCCAACTGATTGGCGTGCTTGACCTCGACAGCCCCTCGCTGGCCCGCTTTACCGAACAGGACCAGGCCGGTATCGAACAGCTGGCGGCGATTTTCCTGCGCTTGACCGACTGCTGA
- a CDS encoding glutathione peroxidase translates to MRDNLLSIPCTTIKGEQKTLADFAGKAILVVNTASKCGFTPQYKGLEQLWQQYKDQGLVVLGFPCNQFGKQEPGNEGAISEFCELNYGVSFPLFKKIDVNGSDAHPLFVQLKQSAPGLLGSKGIKWNFTKFLIGRDGQVVKRFAPTTKPQDLTQEIEALLK, encoded by the coding sequence ATGCGCGACAACCTGCTGAGCATCCCGTGCACCACCATCAAAGGTGAGCAAAAGACCTTGGCCGATTTTGCCGGCAAGGCCATTCTGGTCGTCAACACCGCCAGCAAATGCGGCTTTACCCCTCAGTACAAGGGGCTGGAGCAGCTCTGGCAGCAGTACAAGGACCAGGGTCTGGTGGTGCTGGGCTTTCCCTGCAACCAGTTCGGCAAGCAGGAGCCGGGTAACGAAGGCGCGATTTCCGAGTTCTGCGAGCTCAATTACGGCGTCAGCTTCCCGCTGTTCAAGAAAATCGACGTGAATGGCAGCGATGCCCACCCACTCTTCGTGCAATTGAAACAATCGGCGCCGGGGCTGCTGGGCTCCAAGGGCATCAAGTGGAATTTCACCAAGTTCCTGATCGGCCGTGACGGCCAGGTGGTCAAGCGTTTTGCCCCGACCACCAAGCCGCAGGACCTGACTCAAGAGATTGAAGCCCTGCTCAAATGA
- a CDS encoding MarR family transcriptional regulator — MTDLPTVSLALDDQLCFKLYAASRAVTRAYKPMLDQLGLTYPQYVVMLVLWEWHAVAPSQPTVKALGERLMLDSGTLTPLLKRLEQLALVTRRRSARDEREVHLGLSESGVQLREQTHGLKTRLLCDSGIDLNQAEALRDGLDQLLGQIRELSSEAPKAPAGR; from the coding sequence ATGACTGACCTGCCCACCGTGTCCCTGGCGCTGGATGATCAGCTGTGTTTCAAGCTGTATGCCGCGTCGCGGGCCGTGACCCGTGCCTATAAGCCGATGCTGGATCAGCTCGGCCTGACTTACCCGCAATACGTGGTGATGCTGGTGCTGTGGGAGTGGCACGCAGTGGCCCCCAGCCAGCCCACGGTCAAGGCGTTAGGTGAGCGCCTGATGCTCGATTCCGGCACGCTGACGCCGCTGCTCAAGCGCCTTGAGCAACTGGCGCTGGTGACGCGTCGGCGCAGTGCCAGGGATGAGCGTGAGGTGCACTTGGGCCTGAGCGAAAGCGGTGTGCAGCTGCGTGAACAGACCCATGGCCTCAAGACCCGGTTGCTGTGCGACAGCGGCATCGACCTGAACCAGGCCGAGGCCTTGCGCGATGGCCTGGACCAATTGCTGGGCCAGATCAGAGAGTTGTCGTCTGAGGCACCCAAAGCTCCAGCAGGCCGTTGA
- a CDS encoding monovalent cation:proton antiporter-2 (CPA2) family protein, whose translation MRVFANLLIILASSLVVIALFRRLQLPPVLGYLCVGLAVGPTALDWVNDSEELPDLAELGVVFLLFSLGLEFSLSKMLALRRVVFGLGSLQVLGCGALLGGLLMGFGLSPGIALLLGAGLALSSTAIVTKELTSLGEIFSTHGQNAIGVLLFQDVVAVLLLTLVPVFAGNSEQAWYWALPLTLGKTVVLFVGLLLASRWLLPRLFDEVAASHSAELFVLLALVIVLLTAWLTHLLGLSPALGAFLAGMLLGESHYRHQIEADIRPFRDILLGLFFVSIGMLIDLQLFVSHSLLILGLTLTLMLVKGCVVAALVKLRGSDRETAWRSGLALAQGGEFCFALMAQMQQSRLVPDEFNGLLLAATFCSMLLTPLLLRAAPALALRLHRKPNQQVQLEAITALNAELHGHAVICGYGRVGQSIGRFLRREQQAFIALDDDPERVQEAATEDSSVHYGDCRRGALLSAVGLERARLVVIAVDNSDVALTVLKEARRINAQVPILVRTRDDSQLAELKAAGASEVVPELLESSLMLASHALVLLGLPDQQVQARVDEVRHSRYRLLHGFYPAAHHDEEAPINPD comes from the coding sequence ATGCGTGTGTTTGCCAACCTGCTGATCATTCTGGCCTCATCCCTGGTGGTGATTGCGCTGTTTCGCCGGCTGCAATTGCCACCGGTACTGGGCTACCTGTGCGTGGGGCTGGCCGTGGGGCCCACCGCACTGGATTGGGTGAATGACAGCGAAGAGCTGCCCGACCTCGCCGAACTGGGGGTGGTGTTCCTGCTGTTTTCCCTGGGCCTGGAATTTTCCCTCAGCAAAATGCTCGCCCTGCGCCGCGTGGTGTTTGGCCTGGGCAGCTTGCAAGTGTTGGGTTGCGGGGCATTGCTGGGCGGTTTGCTGATGGGCTTCGGCCTGTCACCGGGCATCGCGCTGTTACTCGGCGCGGGCCTGGCGCTGTCATCAACAGCCATCGTCACCAAGGAACTGACCAGCCTCGGGGAAATCTTCAGCACCCATGGGCAGAACGCAATCGGTGTGTTGCTGTTTCAGGACGTGGTCGCCGTGTTGCTGCTGACCCTGGTGCCGGTGTTTGCCGGCAACAGCGAGCAAGCCTGGTACTGGGCGCTGCCGCTGACCCTGGGTAAAACCGTGGTGTTGTTCGTCGGCCTGTTGTTGGCCAGCCGCTGGTTGTTGCCGCGTTTGTTTGATGAAGTGGCCGCGTCGCATTCGGCCGAGCTGTTTGTGCTGCTGGCACTGGTGATCGTACTGCTGACCGCCTGGCTCACCCACCTACTGGGCCTGTCCCCTGCCCTCGGCGCCTTCCTGGCCGGCATGTTGCTGGGGGAAAGCCATTACCGGCATCAGATCGAAGCGGATATCCGGCCGTTTCGCGACATCCTGCTGGGGCTGTTCTTTGTCAGCATCGGCATGCTGATCGACCTGCAGCTGTTCGTCAGCCATAGCCTGCTGATCCTCGGCCTCACGCTCACACTGATGCTGGTCAAAGGCTGCGTGGTCGCCGCCTTGGTCAAGCTGCGCGGCAGCGACCGTGAGACCGCCTGGCGCAGCGGCCTGGCCCTGGCCCAGGGCGGCGAGTTCTGTTTTGCCTTGATGGCGCAGATGCAGCAAAGCCGGCTGGTACCGGATGAATTCAACGGATTGTTGCTCGCGGCCACCTTCTGCTCGATGCTGCTGACCCCGCTCCTGCTGCGAGCGGCGCCGGCGCTGGCCCTGCGCCTGCATCGCAAGCCCAACCAGCAAGTGCAACTCGAAGCAATCACCGCGCTCAATGCCGAGCTGCACGGCCATGCGGTGATCTGCGGTTATGGCCGGGTCGGGCAGTCCATCGGGCGTTTTCTGCGGCGCGAGCAACAGGCGTTTATCGCCCTGGATGACGACCCGGAACGGGTGCAGGAAGCGGCCACCGAAGACAGCAGCGTGCACTACGGCGACTGCCGCCGGGGCGCCTTGCTCAGTGCGGTCGGCCTGGAACGCGCCAGGCTGGTGGTGATTGCGGTGGACAACAGTGACGTCGCCCTGACCGTGCTCAAGGAAGCACGCAGGATCAATGCGCAGGTGCCGATCCTGGTGCGCACCCGCGATGACAGCCAGTTGGCGGAGCTCAAAGCCGCAGGCGCCAGCGAAGTGGTGCCCGAGCTATTGGAGTCGAGCCTGATGCTCGCCTCCCACGCCCTGGTCCTGCTGGGCCTGCCGGACCAACAGGTGCAGGCGCGGGTCGACGAAGTGCGGCACAGCCGCTACCGCCTGCTGCACGGCTTTTACCCGGCCGCGCACCACGACGAAGAGGCGCCGATCAATCCTGACTGA
- a CDS encoding YqjD family protein → MARRTAKTAQEILMADFQTLVSDTEKLLDDTAVLAGDQADELRSKIHDSLLKARETLQLTEDSLRERGQAAVTATEDYVQANPWQSVGIAAGVGFLIGLLATRR, encoded by the coding sequence ATGGCCAGAAGAACTGCAAAGACTGCTCAAGAAATACTGATGGCGGATTTTCAAACCCTGGTCAGCGACACCGAGAAGTTGCTCGACGACACGGCTGTGCTGGCCGGTGACCAGGCCGATGAGCTGCGCAGCAAGATTCACGACAGCCTGCTCAAGGCCCGTGAAACCCTGCAACTGACCGAGGACTCGCTGCGCGAACGCGGCCAGGCGGCGGTCACCGCTACCGAAGATTACGTGCAAGCCAACCCTTGGCAGTCGGTGGGTATCGCGGCTGGCGTGGGCTTTTTGATCGGTCTGTTGGCTACAAGGCGCTAA
- a CDS encoding ammonium transporter, which produces MENLQSAVDTLVHSSNTLFILIGAVMVLAMHAGFAFLEVGTVRQKNQVNALSKILSDFAISTLAYFFIGYWISYGVSFMQPAAVISADHGYGLVKFFFLLTFAAAIPAIISGGIAERAKFAPQLCATALIVAFIYPFFEGMVWNGNFGLQAWLLATFGASFHDFAGSVVVHAMGGWLALAAVLLLGPRNGRYREGRLVAFAPSSIPFLALGSWILIVGWFGFNVMSAQTLNGVSGLVAVNSLMAMVGGTVAALVIGRNDPGFLHNGPLAGLVAICAGSDLMHPVGALVTGAVAGGLFVWFFIAAQDRWKIDDVLGVWPLHGLCGVWGGIACGIFGQTALGGLGGVSLISQLIGTALGVGVALVGGLLVYGLIKRVHGLRLSQEEEYYGADLSIHKIGAVSQD; this is translated from the coding sequence ATGGAAAATTTGCAAAGCGCAGTGGATACCCTCGTCCACAGCTCCAACACCCTGTTTATTCTGATCGGTGCGGTCATGGTCCTGGCCATGCACGCCGGCTTCGCGTTCCTCGAAGTCGGCACTGTGCGCCAGAAAAACCAGGTCAACGCCCTGTCGAAGATCCTCAGCGACTTCGCCATCTCCACCCTGGCCTATTTCTTTATAGGCTATTGGATCTCCTACGGGGTGAGCTTCATGCAACCGGCGGCGGTGATCAGCGCCGATCATGGTTATGGCCTGGTGAAGTTTTTCTTCCTGTTGACGTTTGCGGCGGCGATTCCCGCGATCATTTCTGGGGGGATTGCCGAGCGGGCGAAGTTTGCGCCGCAGCTGTGCGCCACTGCGCTGATCGTGGCGTTTATCTACCCGTTTTTCGAAGGCATGGTCTGGAACGGCAATTTCGGCCTGCAGGCTTGGCTGCTCGCGACCTTTGGTGCCAGCTTCCATGACTTCGCCGGATCTGTCGTGGTGCACGCCATGGGCGGTTGGCTGGCGCTGGCGGCGGTGTTGTTGCTGGGCCCGCGCAACGGGCGTTACCGCGAAGGGCGCCTGGTGGCTTTTGCACCGTCGAGCATTCCATTCCTGGCGTTGGGCTCGTGGATCCTGATTGTCGGCTGGTTCGGCTTTAACGTGATGAGCGCACAAACCCTCAACGGCGTCAGCGGCCTGGTGGCGGTCAACTCGCTGATGGCCATGGTTGGCGGCACCGTCGCCGCGCTGGTGATCGGCCGCAATGACCCGGGCTTTCTGCATAACGGCCCATTGGCCGGGCTGGTGGCGATTTGCGCCGGTTCCGACCTGATGCACCCCGTGGGCGCGCTGGTCACGGGGGCAGTCGCCGGCGGTTTGTTCGTGTGGTTTTTCATCGCCGCCCAGGACCGCTGGAAGATCGACGACGTGCTGGGTGTATGGCCGCTGCATGGCCTGTGCGGTGTGTGGGGCGGTATCGCCTGCGGCATCTTTGGCCAGACCGCGTTGGGTGGATTGGGCGGCGTCAGCCTGATCAGCCAGTTGATCGGCACCGCCCTGGGGGTGGGGGTGGCGTTGGTCGGCGGCCTGCTGGTGTACGGCCTGATCAAGCGCGTGCACGGGCTGCGTTTGAGCCAGGAAGAGGAGTATTACGGTGCAGACCTGTCGATCCATAAAATCGGGGCGGTCAGTCAGGATTGA
- a CDS encoding ATP-binding protein, translated as MDSRLNAFLERADAVLARLEPLLPAPRQAIDWNHCLAARWQREGRTGFLLPLEVSLDMRLSDLIGVDKQRETLARNTQQFLDGLPANHALLWGSRGTGKSSMVRALLAQHAKAGLRLIEIERDHLADLPRVVEQLLKLPQRFILFCDDLSFEAGEGDYRVLKSVLDGSLEQAPENVLLYATSNRRHLVPENQSDNDNWKRVDGELHPSEAVEDKIALSDRFGLWLSFYPFTQEHFLDVVQHWIGELASKAGLQWQRDEALDILAVRWATGRGNRNGRCAYQFARYWVGLKLLERQP; from the coding sequence GTGGATTCTCGACTGAATGCCTTTCTTGAGCGGGCCGATGCTGTGCTCGCCCGCCTTGAGCCCTTGTTACCCGCGCCCCGCCAGGCGATCGACTGGAACCACTGCCTGGCCGCCCGTTGGCAGCGCGAAGGCCGTACGGGGTTCCTGTTGCCGCTCGAGGTCAGCCTGGATATGCGTCTGTCCGACCTGATTGGCGTGGACAAGCAGCGCGAAACCCTGGCGCGCAACACCCAACAGTTTCTCGACGGCCTGCCCGCCAACCATGCCCTGCTCTGGGGTTCGCGTGGCACCGGCAAGTCCTCCATGGTGCGCGCCTTGCTGGCTCAGCATGCCAAGGCCGGCTTGCGCCTGATCGAAATCGAGCGTGACCACCTGGCCGACCTGCCACGTGTGGTCGAGCAACTGCTCAAGCTGCCGCAGCGCTTTATCCTGTTCTGCGACGACCTGTCCTTCGAAGCCGGTGAAGGCGATTACCGTGTACTCAAAAGTGTGCTCGACGGCTCACTGGAGCAGGCGCCGGAGAACGTGCTGCTGTATGCCACCTCCAACCGCCGCCATCTGGTGCCGGAAAACCAGAGCGACAACGACAACTGGAAACGCGTGGATGGCGAGCTGCACCCCAGTGAAGCTGTGGAAGACAAGATCGCCTTGTCCGACCGTTTCGGCTTGTGGCTGTCGTTCTACCCGTTCACCCAGGAACATTTCCTCGATGTAGTGCAGCACTGGATCGGCGAGCTGGCGAGCAAAGCGGGCCTGCAGTGGCAGCGCGATGAGGCGCTCGACATCCTGGCCGTGCGCTGGGCCACCGGGCGCGGCAATCGCAACGGCCGCTGCGCTTATCAATTCGCCCGTTACTGGGTGGGCCTCAAATTGCTGGAGCGTCAACCATGA
- a CDS encoding response regulator transcription factor gives MNTVFIIDDHPVIRLAIRMLLEHEGYEVVGETDNGCDAIQMVRECLPDLIILDISIPKLDGLEVLCRFNAMNTSMKTLVLTAQSPTLFATRCMRSGADGYVCKEGDLSELLSAIRAVLSGYNYFPSQALNGSGAEGADSKELELFKAVNDRELMVLQLFAQGRTNKEIAKGMFLSNKTVSTYKKRLMQKLQAKSLVELIEMAKRNALV, from the coding sequence ATGAACACAGTTTTTATTATTGATGACCATCCGGTTATAAGGCTCGCCATCCGAATGTTGCTCGAACATGAGGGGTATGAAGTCGTCGGCGAAACGGACAACGGATGTGACGCCATTCAAATGGTCCGCGAATGCCTGCCGGACCTGATCATCCTGGATATCAGCATCCCGAAACTCGATGGGCTCGAGGTACTGTGCCGGTTCAATGCCATGAACACCTCGATGAAAACCCTGGTGCTGACCGCCCAGTCCCCCACCCTGTTTGCCACGCGCTGCATGCGCTCGGGTGCCGATGGCTACGTGTGCAAGGAAGGCGACCTGAGCGAACTGCTGAGCGCCATCCGCGCCGTGTTGTCCGGTTATAACTACTTCCCCAGCCAGGCGTTGAACGGCAGCGGTGCAGAGGGTGCGGACAGCAAGGAGCTGGAACTGTTCAAGGCAGTCAATGATCGCGAGTTGATGGTTTTGCAACTTTTTGCACAAGGCCGCACCAACAAGGAAATCGCCAAAGGCATGTTCCTGAGTAATAAAACGGTAAGCACTTATAAAAAGAGGCTGATGCAGAAACTTCAAGCCAAGTCCTTGGTAGAACTTATCGAGATGGCAAAACGAAACGCGCTAGTGTGA